The genome window CATAGGCCTCTGGATTCTCATGAAAATTCTTGACCCCTTCCAAGGCACTACTGAAACTATGAACCACAAAGCCTTCCTTCTCCAGATAGAGTGTAAGAAGGTCCAGAATCAATGACTCATCATCTATGGCGATAATGTGCAATTTTCCGGGTATTTTATAGATCTGTTTTTGTTCTTCCGAAGGGTCAATATTGTAATCAAGGATGGGCAGATACAAAATGATGGATGTTCCCTTACCGGGGAGACTCTCCACACTGATCTGTCCATTCCATTCGCTGATCAAACCATGAACAACGCTGAGGCCCATTCCGGTTCCTTCTCCAGATTTACGGGTGGTGTAGAAGGGATCAAAGATACGGCTCTTCACTTCCTCGGTCATTCCGACTCCCGTATCATGGAAACTAAGTTCCATCCAGCGTGTTCCATCACAGGAAGAGATTTTTCTAAGGATTTCCTCTTTTTCCAACTCTCTTAAACTCACGGTCAGACAGCCACCATCGGGCATAGCCAGCCTGGCATTGGTACAAATATTCATGATGACTCTATGGACCTGCCCTTCATCGGCCATGATATAGGAATGGTTGTCAATAATTTGTTTGATCTTGATTGAGCTGGGAAAAGAAGGGGTGACCAGAGTAAAAACCTCCTTGACCATGCTGGAAATCTGAACAGGAATCATTTTAGTTTTTTTATTGCTGGAGAAATCTAAAATTTTTCCTATTAGAGCTTCACCACGATTTGAGGCCTTATGGATCGTTTCAAAAAGGGATGAGATCTCTTGATTTTCTGAGAATCGGGTCATGCCAATATCTGAATATCCTTTGATGACCGTGAGAACATTGTTAAAGTCATGGGCAATGCCCCCCGCCAGAATTCCCAGAGATTCCAATCGCTGTTTTCTAGACAGTTGTTCTTCCATCTCCTTGCGTTCGGAAATATCCCGAAAGTTCCCACGTAAACCAAGGTCTATCCCGTCTTTACTCCTGATATGCCAACAATCATGTTGAAGCCAACGGAGGCTTCCGTCTTTGTGGAGGATGCGGATTTGAGTGTCAGATTCTTTATGATCTCCAATATTCTGATGGGAAAAATGTGAATCCCATAACTCCCGATCCTCAGGGTATATGATTTGTAACAGAAGTTCAGAGTTCTCCAGAAATTCAGAAGCCGCATATCCTGATATTCTCTCGCAGGAGGGTGAGACATAGATAAATTGTCCTTGATCATCCATCCAGAACTCCCAATTATAATTGTAATCGGCGATGGTGGAATATTTCTGCTGAATAGCAGACAAGGCAGAGTCAAATTCATCTCTGAAACTCAGATCTCGACTGATAGAGAGTAAAAATTGTCTGCCCCTGGATTCAAAAAGCTGGGATGAAGTTTCTACGGGAAAAGAGCCGCCTTCCTTGATTGGGAGAGTGGTTTCTGTAATATGAAATCCCTTCCTTCTTAATTCTTGAGTCATCTCCTCTCTCCAAGGAGTAGTTTCATTCTTCAAGAACTCATCGGCTTTCATCAGATACATCTCTTTTTGTGAATATCCAGTTTTTTCACAGAAGGACTCATTTACATCCAAAAACAGCCCATTTTCATCGTCTGTTAAACCGACCACAGAGATCAAGTCTTTGGCCCCATTGAAAAGGCGCTTATAATTTTCTTCACTGTCCTGAAGTCTGACACTGACCTGTGCCACCTTAAGCCTCAAAAGAAATACAAAAAGCATCACGAATATGAAGACCAGGACCGCCGCGGCAGTGAGATAGAAAATCCACTGTGGTATGACTTCCACTGTGTCTACAAAACGTAGACTGTTCAACTCTCTGTTATATACGGAGTTTTCATCATTTCTCATTTCTACAAGAGCCGTGTCAATGATTTCCAACAGGAATTCCGGTCCCCCCTTACGCAAGGCGATATAGGATTTGCTGGGTGAAAAAAGGATATTTGAACTCTTGATTCTGCTCTCATACCAGGCAAGACTGTTGTAAGAGACGAGGCCGTCAACGTCTCCTCCCAGAAGCTTTTGGGTCATAATCTGGTTATCCGGGTAGTAAACCGGCACAAATGGAATATTAAAATCCTTCATCATTTGAATGAAATTCTTCCCATTCTGACCGCCCTCCATCAGGGCTATCCTTTTATCATGAAGGTCGAGAACACTCTCTATGGGACTATCGGGTGGAACAAAAAGCTGGCTCCAGCTTACAATAAATGGCTCTTTATTGAAGGTAAAGAGCTCTTTTCTTTCTTCTGTCATCAAAAATGCAGGTAGAATATCAATCTCACCGGAGAGGACCTTCTCATAGGCATCTTGAAAGGTTAATCCTGTGACAAACTGGACCGTATACCCCTCTTCTTCCAGGATAGAACGGAGGACTTCGGGAAAAAGACCGGCCACCTGCCCCTGATCATTAACATAACAGACCGGCTTCACACCATCAAAGACGGCAACCGTCACGATTTCTGCATAAAGTGTACAATTAACAACAATAAGAAGAGAAATCAGAAGAACTTTCCGCCATCTAAACCACATAAATTATCCTCATTCTGACTTTCGGAACCTATACTCATTTACTTTATTTGTAATAAAAGGATTATAATATTAATCCTGCTAGGATTTGAACCTAACATATAAAGCCATAAGGAAACAGGATGGGTGATACAGGAACACTTGAAGAACAACTACAGCGCTTTTTCGGATTCACAGCCTTTAGGGGAAAACAACGGAGGGTAATTGAATCTGCCTTGTCGGGCCATAGTACCCTGGCTGTCTTTCCTACAGGAAGCGGCAAGAGCCTCTGCTATCAGCTCCCGGCACTCTTGCAGGAAGGGCTCACACTGGTCATAAGCCCCCTTATAGCCCTGATGAAAGATCAGGTGGATTTTCTAGAAAAACACAACATACCAGCAGCCCGATACGATACATCTCTCACCAGAGAGGAGTGGGAAGAGGTCAATCAACAGATGAGATCCAATAAACTGAAGATTCTCTTTGTTTCTCCCGAACGCCTGGGAAATGAAAAGTTTATTGCCTTGATGACCCGGATCAAGATTCAAACCCTGGTGATTGATGAAATCCACTCCATTTCCGAATGGGGTCATAACTTCCGGCCGGATTATCTGAAGCTGGCCCGCTATTACAAGGAACTAAAGATTCCCAAGATGATTGGTTTAACCGCAACAGCCAATAAAAAGGTCATAAAAGATATTTGCCGGGTCTTCTCAATCGAAGAGGAACATTGCATTGTCAGCGGATTTCACCGCCCCAATCTGTATATCAGGATTCACCCTGTGTCAGAGACAAACCGGAATCAGAAGTTGCTAGAAACCCTTAAAATAAGAGAGTCCGGTCCAGCGATCGTCTATGTGAGCCAGCAAAAAACAAGCAATGAGGTTCAGAAATACCTGGAAGCCCATGGCATTTCCGCCAGGGCCTACCATGCAGGGATGGGAGCTGAGGCAAGAAAGGACGTCCAGAATTGGTTTATGCCCAGTGAGAAGGCAGTGATTGTAGCTACTATTGCCTTTGGTATGGGTATTGATAAGGCAAATGTCCGTCAGGTGATCCATTACAATCTACCCAAGAGCCTTGAAAACTATATGCAGGAAATCGGTCGGGCCGGCAGAGACGGCCAAGCAGCAGACTGCACACTCCTGTATTGTCCATCAGACAGGATAGTCCTTGAAAATTACAGTTATGGAGACACACCCGCGAGGGAAAACATTCACAAATTACTGCAGATGCTTTCCCATCTTGATCATGAATTTTCAATTAGTCCCTATCACTGCTCCAGAGACTTTGATATCAGAGATCTTGTTTGCCGGACTCTTTTCACCTATTTAGAATTGGACTCATTTATAGAGAGTACAGGTAGTTTTGCCAATGAATACAGCATCCGGTTTATAAGACCCGAAAAAGAGAGAACTCTTCAAATTGGTCCCGAAAGAGCCGCTTTTCTGGAATCAGTCTTTTCCACAGGTAAAATGGGACGGCTTTTACTGAAACTAGATCTTCTCCAGGCCGCACAAACTACCGGAGAAGATCTTTCCAGAATACAGAGAGCCCTCATCTGGCTCGAAAATGAGGGCTGGATTGAGACGAAAGTTAAAAATATGCGTCACAGTTATAGAAAGATAAAAACTGACTGGAATGTGGATGAGATGACGGAAACACTTGTAAAGCGTTTTACCGAGAGAGAAGATACAGATATCCGGAGAATCGATCTCATCGAACAGCTCTGCTTATCACAACATTGCAGAACTGCAGTCCTGCTAAAATACTTTGGTGAAGAACTAAAAAATGACAGCTGCGGCCACTGCGATTTCTGCGATAACACGGCAGAAATGACGGTAGAAAATCAAGAGAATCCGGGACTCAGTCCCTCCCAAAAGACAGAACTGAAGTCTCTCCTGAAAACAATTGAAAATGAAAACCTCACCATATCCCAGACGACCCGGTTCCTTTGCGGACTCTCTACGCCGGGATTAAGCCGGAAAAAGATGACAAAAGCGAAAGGATTCGGAAACTTCCAAAACTCCCCTTACAAGGTTGTTCAATCAGAAGTAAATTCGATAAAACGCCAAAGTGAAACATCATAATGGGATTCTATTGACTCTTCCAGATCGTCGGGTAAAAGAGGATAAAAGTTCAGTCCCGTCAGGCCTTCAACCTCATCAATGGACACAGCATAATCCTGAAGGCGTCCTTCCCCCTTTCGGTTGGGTAGCACAAAGCCTATCCCCTTATAGTCAGGTTCTTTGTAATCCAGAATTACTTTGAAATAATACTCTGGAACTGCCACCTCATTCTTGCCGATAACAGGATAATTCTCTTTTGTGAGGATTGGCCCCGTGACGACGTAAATAGACTCGTTCTCAGAGGCCCAGGTTCGAACACAGGACTCCAGAAAAGCCCAGATACCCCGGTTGAATCCCGGAACCTGTGGGCTCATATTGCTCATGAGAAATGACTCATCCATAGACTCTGAACTCATTTTCATATCAGCTGCCGGAGCCAGATGACCCCGGTCATACCCCGAATATTTATAATCTGAAAGAGCTACGGAGCCGCTAAGAATCTCTCGGTCTTCCCGGAAGCGGTTGGAACGTTTTGCAAGTCCCACCACTTCCTCCTGGGTCAATTCATAGGCCACCCAGTCCGGCTGTTCAAACTTTTCATTGTACTGCAGAGTATAAAAGGAGCGTTCATAAATGGAACTGTCTGCTGAAACCTGCGGGATCTCCAGCCCCTGAGGAAAAAGAGCACTCAAGGGACATAAAGATATGATAATTGACAGGATCAGGATTCTCTTTATTTTCATTTCTCTTGATCCTACCTTCATCAACAAATAGAGTCAAACCGGCGAAATGAAAAGTTTTTTGATTCATCTTGAATCGAGGAAAAATTCAAACTACAGAATATAGACATATTTATATATTCGTTTTATATTTTCAAGCAACCCTTCATTAAGGAAGAAAACCGTGGATTACCCTGTTGCAGAAAGAGCTCTAATAAAATGGACTAAAGAACGCCTTAAGGTGATTGAAGTCTCAGAGAAGTTTTGTCATTACAGATTTGAAATGGACGGTTCCACCTGTAGCAATGGAGGAGTAGAGTTTAAGGCCTTCCTTCATGCCAACATAAGCCCTCCTCCTCAATCATTGATAGAGAAAGCCTGGATTGAAATACCCGAAGAGGAACAAGCCTCGGCCACTCATATGTGCTGCTGTTTCAAAAGCGGACCCAAAGAGAGGCAGACCTACTTTGAATCCTTAAAAAAGGACGCATCCTTTACCGGTGAGTCCCTTGAAAATGAGATTCTCAAAGAGCTTCCTCTAAACCATGCTGGTTGTCTTTGTTATCAGCCCATGATAAATCAGAAATGGAAAATGGCATTATCGACGATCCATTACGCCCGATCAACCTCTCCATCGGGAATATAACTCTTCTTTTTAAGGGATCTTTATCCTGAAGAGAACAGGATAAGAAGACCTCGTAAAATCATCGAACCTCTTTGTTCTCCATTGAAAACCGGAGGCTTTGTCCATCAGGCTGTTCCAAAACAGTTGTAGTTGTGGGAAAGGCAAATTCAATACCGGCTTCTGAAAACTCCTTCATGATTCTGAAGTTAACCCTTTCTGAAAACTCCATAAACTTCCAGTAGTCCGGCGGGAAGTACCAGAACAGCATCAAAATATTCAGAGAATCCGGATTGTACTCGTTAAAATAGACTCTCGGGGGATAGTCTTCATGCATTCCTTCATGGTTATCCAGAATATTCTTGATGATATCCAGAGCCTGCTCCATTTTTTCCAAGGTCGTTCCATAGGTGACAGTAATATTAGTGAGTCTCCGAATGTGAGGGCGTCTTCCGATATTTTCGATAGAGCTGGATGCCATCTGTTCATTGGGGATAATGACCTGGTGGCCCACAAGAGTTCTGATTCTGGTGCTTCTAAATCCTATGGCCTCGATGGTGCCATCATACTCATTGACATGAACTCTCTCTCCGATCTTGAACGGTTTATCCGTCATAATCATAATACTGCCGAAAAAATTCTTAAGTGTATCCTGAGCAGCCAAAGCAACAGCCAAACCACCAATTCCAAGACCAGCCAGTAGGGCCGTCAGAGGTTTTCCTGTTATGATTTGTACGGCACTGAAAACACCTGCAAGGATGATGGAGATGCGGATAATCATTCGGAGTAGTTCGACAAAAGTCTTATCAACATTGTTTGTGTCCTGGTCGGAATAGGAACTCAGGCGCATTCCCAAGATTTCTACAAACTGGAAAATAAAAAGGATCACCGCAGCCAGGAAAAACAGGTTTATCATCTTATCTAAAACATTGGCATACCCGGGGATTTCGAGGACCATCTGCTTAAACCAGATAAGAATACAGGCCAGAGTTATGAACTGAACGGGTTTGGACAAGGATCGAACAATAATAATGATCCGTTCGGTCTCCTCGGCTCCCTCTAAAACTGCCAAGGTCGTTTTAAAAATCTTCTGAACCACCATTAGAATGAGACAGGAGATAACAAGCCCATTGAGAAGTAGTCCAGTACGGACAATTTCGGAAGTCTCAAGTTCTACAGGAAGTAAACCTAGAATATTCCACATGACAATTGAAAAAGACAGAAAGAACAGGGTGAACTTGAGGCCACGATTATGGGCTAACCCCGCCTTAAGGGTCTGTTCACCCTCTTCGGACTGATCCGGTATAAATGGATCAGAATCCTGGGATTTTTCAGTTTCAGATTGGGCTGCTTTTGAATTGAGGAATACCAGCCCCAGATTCAGAAGCATATAGACTGGAATGAAAATTCCCGATGTCAAAATAATGGAGGAAACTGCCCCGTAAACCAGACTCCAAGGAAATTGCGGTCCCGGGCTGTGCTTCACAATTCTGAGGAAGAGATAGAGGAGTTCAAAGCGGACAAAAACTCTGAAAATACAAAGAAGATGAAAATAGAAGAAGTGCAGAACTTTCTTTACTTCCGGTTTTTGTGAACGGTTTTTCTTGATCAAAGAATGAAAGATCAATTCCTGAATCAGAAAAATCGTAAAGAACCCTCCGGCACCATAGACAAGAGAGCCTATGGACCAGTCCGAAAAAAGTCTTAAAAGCCTATCTAAGTTATACATACTCCACCCTATTCGTGTCTGTGATCATAAACCTTATTTTTTCCATCTTAGAAAATCTGAAATGATTTGACTCATTTCAGGGCATCTCAAATATCCATAGGACTTATGATGATTCTCATTTCCATTGGATTCATAGTCATTGTGAATAAAAAAATCTTCAGGTTGAACACCCAGCCGATTTGGAAGAAAATCATTCTTCAGGTCTGCGTTAAAAGCCACAAGATCCTTAAAGTCGGCAAGATTTTTCCATGCCCCCCTGATATTTTCGGGAGTTCTCAGTTCCTTTGAAGCATCCCCGGACGCTTTCAGATCCGCAACAAGATGATTCTTTACCACTGGGATTCCCAGGGGTGAGCCAATGGTAACAAAGGTATCTATTTCAACCTCAGGAACATACCGGGTAAGAACATCCCAGGCAATGATGGACCCCATGGAATGGGCTATGAGGAGGATCTTTTTTCTTTTGTGTTTGCGAAGAATGTCTGCCAGTTGCCGGCAGATCTCGTCCCGGATAGACAGAGAATCACCTGAAGGATCTCCATAATAGACCGCGAGGTCTTTGACAAAATGACGAAGTACGAAATCTGTAAGACTGTTAAAATGAGAAAATCCATCTCCGTCATACAGAATTTTTTCCAATTGGTCATTGATATGCTTTCTGATCCTTTTCTTGATTTTGTTGTCTCTGTTTTTAAGGACCACATTGCTGCTTTTAATATAGGGTTCTTTGAGATAACTCGGATCATCCTTGTCTATGCATTGGGGATTGAAGGGTGTGCGATGTACGATTGAGGCCCAATAAACCATTTTAAACCGTAAAAATAAGAATTTCCCCTTATTGCTGAGCCCTTCCCGAATGGCAGCCTTCCACCAAACAGAGAGTTGTTTACGAGGCGGTTTATTACCCATTCCGTGAATGGCTATGATGATTTTGCTCATACGATTTTAACTATATCATAACTCATGTTTTTTTCAGTATATAAAAAGAAATACTCCACCAAGATCCAAAAATATTATAACCGGCTTTGCAAACTGCCGCCACAGGTAGGAAAAGGGCCCGGATGAAACTGTATGTCCTCTTCGTAAAGATACCTTATGGACAAAGTTGTGGTCAAATGGTCTATAAAAATAAGCAGCCTGAAGGAGGCTGCTTATTGTGATATTTGCCCATAACGGATCTTATACGTAACCCTGGGCTATCATAGAATTGGCGATTTTAATAAATCCACCGATATTGGCCCCCACAACATAGTTCACAAAACCGGTTTCGTCTTTTCCATACTTGACGCAGGTTTCATGAATATTCTTCATAATGACCTGAAGTTTCGCATCCACCTCTTCTCTGCTCCAGGTTAAGTGCAAAGCGTTTTGGGTCATTTCAAGCCCCGAGACAGCCACTCCTCCTGCATTAGCGGCTTTTCCCGGACCGTACAGAATTTTAGATTCCAGAAAAACTTCCACCGCTTCGGGAGTCGAGGGCATGTTGGCCCCTTCACTGATTACATAACAACCGTTCTTAACGAGGGTTCTTGCATCATCAACATCAATCTCATTTTGTGTGGCACAAGGCAGGGCAATGTCACACTCAATACTCCAGGGACGTTGGCCTTCAAGGTAGCTTACCGAATACTTTTCTGCATATTCAGAGATACGACCGCGACGAA of Oceanispirochaeta crateris contains these proteins:
- a CDS encoding PAS domain S-box protein codes for the protein MWFRWRKVLLISLLIVVNCTLYAEIVTVAVFDGVKPVCYVNDQGQVAGLFPEVLRSILEEEGYTVQFVTGLTFQDAYEKVLSGEIDILPAFLMTEERKELFTFNKEPFIVSWSQLFVPPDSPIESVLDLHDKRIALMEGGQNGKNFIQMMKDFNIPFVPVYYPDNQIMTQKLLGGDVDGLVSYNSLAWYESRIKSSNILFSPSKSYIALRKGGPEFLLEIIDTALVEMRNDENSVYNRELNSLRFVDTVEVIPQWIFYLTAAAVLVFIFVMLFVFLLRLKVAQVSVRLQDSEENYKRLFNGAKDLISVVGLTDDENGLFLDVNESFCEKTGYSQKEMYLMKADEFLKNETTPWREEMTQELRRKGFHITETTLPIKEGGSFPVETSSQLFESRGRQFLLSISRDLSFRDEFDSALSAIQQKYSTIADYNYNWEFWMDDQGQFIYVSPSCERISGYAASEFLENSELLLQIIYPEDRELWDSHFSHQNIGDHKESDTQIRILHKDGSLRWLQHDCWHIRSKDGIDLGLRGNFRDISERKEMEEQLSRKQRLESLGILAGGIAHDFNNVLTVIKGYSDIGMTRFSENQEISSLFETIHKASNRGEALIGKILDFSSNKKTKMIPVQISSMVKEVFTLVTPSFPSSIKIKQIIDNHSYIMADEGQVHRVIMNICTNARLAMPDGGCLTVSLRELEKEEILRKISSCDGTRWMELSFHDTGVGMTEEVKSRIFDPFYTTRKSGEGTGMGLSVVHGLISEWNGQISVESLPGKGTSIILYLPILDYNIDPSEEQKQIYKIPGKLHIIAIDDESLILDLLTLYLEKEGFVVHSFSSALEGVKNFHENPEAYGLAILDMTMPEKRGDLVARELKELRPDLPIILFSGFNENLNQNELPPGIDAFMQKPFDRKTLLEVIASLV
- a CDS encoding RecQ family ATP-dependent DNA helicase, with protein sequence MGDTGTLEEQLQRFFGFTAFRGKQRRVIESALSGHSTLAVFPTGSGKSLCYQLPALLQEGLTLVISPLIALMKDQVDFLEKHNIPAARYDTSLTREEWEEVNQQMRSNKLKILFVSPERLGNEKFIALMTRIKIQTLVIDEIHSISEWGHNFRPDYLKLARYYKELKIPKMIGLTATANKKVIKDICRVFSIEEEHCIVSGFHRPNLYIRIHPVSETNRNQKLLETLKIRESGPAIVYVSQQKTSNEVQKYLEAHGISARAYHAGMGAEARKDVQNWFMPSEKAVIVATIAFGMGIDKANVRQVIHYNLPKSLENYMQEIGRAGRDGQAADCTLLYCPSDRIVLENYSYGDTPARENIHKLLQMLSHLDHEFSISPYHCSRDFDIRDLVCRTLFTYLELDSFIESTGSFANEYSIRFIRPEKERTLQIGPERAAFLESVFSTGKMGRLLLKLDLLQAAQTTGEDLSRIQRALIWLENEGWIETKVKNMRHSYRKIKTDWNVDEMTETLVKRFTEREDTDIRRIDLIEQLCLSQHCRTAVLLKYFGEELKNDSCGHCDFCDNTAEMTVENQENPGLSPSQKTELKSLLKTIENENLTISQTTRFLCGLSTPGLSRKKMTKAKGFGNFQNSPYKVVQSEVNSIKRQSETS
- a CDS encoding DNA/RNA non-specific endonuclease, with protein sequence MKIKRILILSIIISLCPLSALFPQGLEIPQVSADSSIYERSFYTLQYNEKFEQPDWVAYELTQEEVVGLAKRSNRFREDREILSGSVALSDYKYSGYDRGHLAPAADMKMSSESMDESFLMSNMSPQVPGFNRGIWAFLESCVRTWASENESIYVVTGPILTKENYPVIGKNEVAVPEYYFKVILDYKEPDYKGIGFVLPNRKGEGRLQDYAVSIDEVEGLTGLNFYPLLPDDLEESIESHYDVSLWRFIEFTSD
- a CDS encoding mechanosensitive ion channel family protein encodes the protein MYNLDRLLRLFSDWSIGSLVYGAGGFFTIFLIQELIFHSLIKKNRSQKPEVKKVLHFFYFHLLCIFRVFVRFELLYLFLRIVKHSPGPQFPWSLVYGAVSSIILTSGIFIPVYMLLNLGLVFLNSKAAQSETEKSQDSDPFIPDQSEEGEQTLKAGLAHNRGLKFTLFFLSFSIVMWNILGLLPVELETSEIVRTGLLLNGLVISCLILMVVQKIFKTTLAVLEGAEETERIIIIVRSLSKPVQFITLACILIWFKQMVLEIPGYANVLDKMINLFFLAAVILFIFQFVEILGMRLSSYSDQDTNNVDKTFVELLRMIIRISIILAGVFSAVQIITGKPLTALLAGLGIGGLAVALAAQDTLKNFFGSIMIMTDKPFKIGERVHVNEYDGTIEAIGFRSTRIRTLVGHQVIIPNEQMASSSIENIGRRPHIRRLTNITVTYGTTLEKMEQALDIIKNILDNHEGMHEDYPPRVYFNEYNPDSLNILMLFWYFPPDYWKFMEFSERVNFRIMKEFSEAGIEFAFPTTTTVLEQPDGQSLRFSMENKEVR
- a CDS encoding esterase/lipase family protein is translated as MSKIIIAIHGMGNKPPRKQLSVWWKAAIREGLSNKGKFLFLRFKMVYWASIVHRTPFNPQCIDKDDPSYLKEPYIKSSNVVLKNRDNKIKKRIRKHINDQLEKILYDGDGFSHFNSLTDFVLRHFVKDLAVYYGDPSGDSLSIRDEICRQLADILRKHKRKKILLIAHSMGSIIAWDVLTRYVPEVEIDTFVTIGSPLGIPVVKNHLVADLKASGDASKELRTPENIRGAWKNLADFKDLVAFNADLKNDFLPNRLGVQPEDFFIHNDYESNGNENHHKSYGYLRCPEMSQIISDFLRWKK